The genomic window TATGCCTCGGCGCTTTGCTGCGCGTCGTGCTTTCTGTTGCGGATCTGGGCCCAGCAGCTTCCGAGCCCGAGCGAGACTGCGGTGCACTGGATGAGGATGGCGGCGATGGAGCAGTCTTCCACCCAAACATCGGATTTCGTTTCGTCGGCGCAGACCACAATGGCAAGCGGAGCCCGTGCCAGAAATTCCGAGCCGTGCTGCTTGGAGAGGGAAAGCTTCTGAAGCAGTTCCGGGTCGTCCACGACGATGAACTCCCAGGGGTTGATGCTGCGCGAGGCGGGCGCTCTCAGTGCGGCTTCTATGAGTGTCTCGATGGCCTCGACGGAAACCTTCTCGCTGGTAAACTTCCGTATGCTGCGGCGTTTGCGTAACAGTTGTATCATGGCTCTTCCTTTCAGGCGGCGTTGCGCGTGGCGCTATAACAAAGGCGCAAATCTACTCCAAAAGTCATGCGTAGTCAAACCGCCGCCTTTGAGCGTCACGGGCGCCAAGTGTCAGATCTTTGCAGCTTTTAATCGTATTTTTCCTTTTGCCTTATTGACAGGTACGT from Geomonas ferrireducens includes these protein-coding regions:
- a CDS encoding nitroreductase family protein, producing the protein MIQLLRKRRSIRKFTSEKVSVEAIETLIEAALRAPASRSINPWEFIVVDDPELLQKLSLSKQHGSEFLARAPLAIVVCADETKSDVWVEDCSIAAILIQCTAVSLGLGSCWAQIRNRKHDAQQSAEAYIQELLGLPENIKVECVLGIGHAAERPRPLPAEKLQHDKIRRNRWA